TCTCAATCAACAAAAACAAAATAAAGATGCTAAGTGAACAAGGCAACAAAAATGCTCAGTTGGTGGAACAACTAATTCAAGAACCGACGAAATTTTTGTCAACAATTCAAGTAGGCATAACTTTGGCGGGATTATTTTCAAGTGCGTATGCTGCAACGGGAATATCCGATGATCTAGCGAAGGTTCTAGATCTTATACACATTCCATACAGCCAAAATATTGCTTTGATTTTAGTGACGGTTTTGCTTTCGTATTTTACCCTTGTGTTTGGAGAATTGTTTCCAAAGCGCTTAGCCTTGAAAAAGTCGGAAGCCATTGCCCTTTTTTCGGTAAAACCGATTATAGGTGTGCAAAAGTTGGTTACGCCTTTTATAAAGCTATTGTCCATTTCATCGAATATTTTGTTGAAGTTATTTGGAATTCGTGAGGACGATCTAGAAGAAAAAGTATCAAGAGAAGAGATTCGCTCACTTGTTGAAGTGGCTCAAGAACACGGAGCGATTAATCAAACAGAACGTACAATGATTAATAGTATTTTTGAACTTGATGACAAACCGGCAGAAGAGATTATGACACCAAGAACGGAAGCATATGTGCTAGATATTGAAAAGGGAATTAAAGAGTATTTGCCGCAGCTTCTACAGGTTAAGCATTCAAGAATACCTGTATACCAAGGGACACGTGATAATATTATCGGCATTTTATACATGAAAGACTTTATTGAAGAAGCATATAATGTAGGGTTTGAGCAAGTCGATATCACACAGCTTCTTATACCGCCTTATTTTGTTCCGGAACGCAAAAGGATTGATGATCTTTTTAAGGAAATGCAAGATCAGAAAAAGAAGATTTCGATTTTGGTGGATGAATATGGAGGCTTTTCCGGTATTGTCACTATGGAAGACCTCATTGAAGAAATTGTTGGAGATATAGAAGATGAGTATGAAAGGATTGAAGAACCTGATATCCATAAAATAGCTGATAATACATACCTTATTCGAGGCAATGTTTTAGTTGAAGAGGTTAATGAACGTTTATTGTTAAATTTTGATACGGATACAGAAGACTATGATACAATTGCAGGCATGCTTATTCATGCGCTGGGACATATTCCAAGTGAAGAAATCACGCGCACAATTATTATTGACCATTGTGAGTTTCACATCGAAAAAATTACGAATAACCGAATTATGAAAGTAAAATTACGCGTTTTGACAGACAGTAAAAAATAGAGAGCAGGTGGGTGCGTATGGATTATATCGTACAGTTTCAGATTAACATTTTTGGATTAATGATATTGTTTGTGCTATATTTATTCATTCGTTTGACAAAAGTGCAGACATATAGCAAAAAGTTAATCAAGTTAATTGTTATGGCAACAGCAATAGCCATTGTTGTTGAACCTTTGACGTGGATATTTGATGGAATGACATTTTGGGGTGCGTATTTTTTAGAATACGCTACGAATGTTGTTCTTTTTTTAATGGGACCGATTATTGGAGGACTGTTGATTTCTTATGTGGATTTTAGAATTTTTCAATCGCCGCAGCGTATATTTAGACGCTTATATTATCAACATGTAAGTATTGCAACTTTTGGAGTACTCATCATTAATTTTTTCTACCCCATATATTTTCGGGTAGATCCGGTGACCAATGGCTATAGTAGTGGCGATTTTAAGTCTTTCCATTATTTGGCACTTGCGGGTATATATCTTTTTATGCTTTACATTATCATTAAAAATATTCGTGAACTTTTATTTTATGAAGCGTTAATCTATTTTTTGTGCTTCCTTATTCCGATTTTAGGTATGTTTATTCAAACCTTTGATTCGAAGCTATATTTTTCATGGACATCCATTGTCTTGGGCTTATTAGTGATTTATATCTTTTTGGAGACAAATCCTTCGGATGAAGATTTTCTGACCAAGATATATAATCGACGAAACTATGAGATGTATTTAAACCACCTATGCCAATCCAATAAAAATTTTGGAATTGTTATTTTTGATTTGAATGCGTTTAAAGAAATCAATGATTTTCATGGTCACAACAAAGGTGATGAAACCTTAGTTGCTTTTGCCGATATTATTAAACGGGTGTTTCTCAATATTGGATTTGCCGCTCGGTTAGGTGGGGATGAGTTTTCTGTGATTATTACCAAGGAGATGGCAGAGATAGAGTTTTTTATACATGAGATAGCAAAACAGCTTAGTCATCATGATGATCCGGTGATAAAAGGTCTAAGCTTTAGCTATGGATATGAGCGCTATCAAGAAGGGATGACCCTTGATGAACTCTATATTGCTGCAGATAACAAGATGTATATAAATAAAAAGGATGTTAAAGATGAAAATAGCAGGACTGAAGGATTCCAAACATTTCATTAAGATATGGGATAGCACGCACATATACTATGGAGCAGATCAGAAGTGGTTTGACATGAAGATTGCAAAAAAAACAGCGTGTGGAACAGTTGCAGCGGCAAATATTACGGCATATATGTCCCGAAGCAAAAGGGGAAACTACGCCAATCTATACGCATATGAGGATTTTTCTAAAGATAATTTTAAAAAGCATATGCAAGATATATATACCGTATTAGCTCCTTGGCGTATACCGGGAACACAGATTGGATTGGGAATCTGGCCGATAGATAAGATGAAAAAAGGTGTCGAGGAATTTGCTAATGCAAGAGGCGTACAGCTACAAGCTGTGAAGCATCCGCTAGCCTTTACAAAGGATAATGTTATTGACTATATTATCATGGGGCTTAATGGGGATGCTCCAATTGCCATGCTGATTGACTTTAATCGCCAGCTAGAACCCTATGAAGCGCATTGGGTTGTGATTACAGAGCTGATAAAAGATGCTGCCACCTTAAAATACTATGTCAATGTATCAACGTGGGGCAAGAGTGCTTTGATTGACATAGATGCATATATTGAGGGGGCAACCACATATCAGGGGCTATTATTTTTCAACTGATTGTTTAGGTAGATGACGATATTTTTCATAGTCTTTTAATGCATCCACAACTTTTGGTGAGAGAATTAATAATGCAATAAGGTTTGGAAAAATCATGAATCCGTTAAACAAATCGGCAAGTTCCCAAACCATATCAACATTTAGTTTTGAACCGATGATAATGCAGCCAAGAACAAGAAATTTATAGAGGGGAATTGCCTTAGCGCCAAATAGGTATCGGATATTGCTCTCGCCAAAATAGTACCATCCTACAATGGTGGTTAGTGCAAAAAAGAATATAGCAATGGCAATAAAAAGGGTTCCCAAGTGGCCAAAAGAAGTCTCAAAACCTATCTGGGTAAGTTCGACACCCGACGCACCACTATCCATGGCACCCGACGTTAAAATCACCAAGGCGGTTAACGTACATATAATCATGGTATCAAACGTGACGCCGAATAAAGCGACTAAGCCCTGTTCACCAGGATGAGAGACCTTTGCCACTGCATGGGCATGGGGGGTGGAACCCATGCCGGCTTCATTGGAAAAAAGTCCTCTGGCTACGCCATATCGAATGACGTTCATGATAGTCACTCCGAGCAAACCGCCACCAAGTGCTTGTGGAGAAAAAGCACCAATCAAGATGGAACGAAGGGCGGAAAAGAAGTTGTCAAAGTTAAGGATAATAACGCCAAAACTTCCGATAACATATAGTAGTGCCATGAGAGGAACAACTCTCTCTGTAAAAGAGGCAATGCTGGATATGCCCCCAATCAAAATGGCGCCAACGATAATAGCAACAAATATTCCGATGTAGATTGAAGGAATTTGGGTTACATTATTGGCCGCCTCAACAATGGAATTTGACTGAACAATATTCCCCATAAACCCAAGAGCTACAATGATTGCAAGGGCAAAAAAGACCGCTAGGAACTTGCTTTTGATACCGTGGCGGATATAATATGCAGGACCTCCTGTGATTTGACCGTCAACCTCAGTCTTATATAACTGTCCAAGAACAGCCTCTGCGAAGTTGGTAGCCATCCCAAAGAACGCGCTGACCCACATCCAAAAAATGGCGCCTGGACCTCCGGCGGCAAGTGCTGTTGCTACGCCGGCTAGATTACCTGTCCCAACTTGAGCGGCAATGGCAGTGGACAAAGCTTGAAACGAGCTCATGCCTTTGGCATCAGCCTTTTGACTTGGGCGCATTATATTCTTAAAGACCCTCTTGTAGGCTTGACCGGTTAAACGCTGAACAAAGTTCAGACGAATCGTATAAAAAATTCCGGTTCCTATTAAAAGGGGGATGAGGATAGGCCCCCAAAGCAAGGTGTTGATTTTTTCGATGATTTCCATGAATGTCTCCTTTATGTATGTTTTATAATCGCGCGAACATGCTTAAATATATCAATGGATGCCAAGACGATGATAACCAAAATAGCAATGCGAAAGCCGGTATTAAGGGATTGTCCAAATTCTATATGCTCACGTTCAAAGACGGTGCTTAAGAGTGGAAAATTTATCCAATCAGGTAAGATCATAAGGCGATAAAAAAGAATAATGCCTGCAACATCTAAAAAGATAGAAGCAATTCGGGTTGCTCGCTGCCAGCTTCTTTTTATAAGTAGATATACATTTAACAAAAGATTAACGCCTAGAATCAGATTGATCCAAATTAAAAAAGGTCGAAGTACACTGATATTGATAAAAGGCGTGATTTTTTCATCAATCAGGAGCATAATTTCCGGTGGTGAAGGATGATTAAAAAAGACAAGGGCAATGCAAATAAAAACAGATTCAAAGACAAGTTCTGAGATGCAAAGTGCCTGGTGGCTTTCAGGTGCTTTTTCTAAAAGGTCAAGGGACCATTCTTCATCAGCATTTATGGGTTCTTCTGGAGCATGATGGCTAATGATGACAAAAATAAGTGTTACAATCCCAAGAGTCGATAAACTTCCTTGCCAAATGTCAATGAGGATGGTGTAAATCGTCGGAAAGATATCGGTGGTATCAGATAGTGTGATAAGATGTGAGACGGTTATACCAATAGCTGTTCCGATAAGTGCAATCTTAAGTATTAACCAATAGACATCAATATATGTTGGACCGATAAGACATCTAGGTGTGCTCATATATGCCGAGGCAACTTTTTTAGGAGGACCCATTGAACGCATGGCGTCTTCATATTCAGCGTCTGTATACTCTTTTTTTCCATAATTTTCTTCAAGATAATCATATAGATTTGCTTCTATTTCAGATAAGATCTCCTCCCTTTGTTTTGGCGGCAGATATTTTCCGATGGTATATAAATAATTGGATATCATTGTACTCCTCCTACAAGTTTTGACATGGTGGCATTAATGGTATGCCAATCGTGTGTTAACTGTTCGCGAATTTCTCTTCCGATAGCACTGATTTGATAATATCGGCGGGGACGATTATCTTCGACCTGCCACAATGATTCTAAGAGCCCTTGCTTTTCGAGGCGACGAAGTAATGGATAAAGAGTGTTTTGCTCAATTGACAATCCTTGGTCATTTAAAGCTTGAATAAGGCTGTAGCCATATTGAGGCTTATCCATTTGGGTAAGGACAGCGAGGACAAGGGTGCCGCGCTTCATTTCTTGCTGTATATTTGTAAGTATTTTATTTGACGCATCCATAAGATCAACTCCTTTATTGCATTATAATGTATGACGTACAGTATTGTCAATTAAAAACATTTTATATACATAATATTGTTGCTTTGTTTTATAAAATAAATATGTTATTATAAATTTATAAAAGCCCCCTAATATTGACGTGGAGCAAAAGAGGCTGACCAAATTTTTACATGATGCAATTATAGAGTATATGCGTTAAAAGAGAAGTACAGCATCTGCTGCCGATGAAAGTATATCAAGATAGAATGAGAGGAGTGCAAGTATATGAAAGTGAATTTTTCCGTGGATGAAGCCGTTAAAAAAAGGTATAGTGTGCGTAATTATAGTGATAAGGACATAAGTGAGGAATTAAAAAAAGACATAGATGCTTTTGTTTTACAGTTGGATAATCCTTTGGGTGTAAAGGTACACTTTCATGACTTGGACTTATTGACCAATTCGAATGACCAAAAACTAGGCACGTACGGTGTCATTAAAGGTGCGCGACACTATATCGGAGCAACGGTTGAAAAGGTACCGATGGCTCTAGAAGCTTTAGGATATGCGTTTGAAACATTAATCCTTTATTTGGCACATAAGGATATAGGAACATGTTGGTTAGGCGGAACCTTTGACCGTAAAGGCTTTGCAGCGGCGATGAACCTTGGGGAAAAAACACTTTTCCCCATTGTATCGCCCTATGGATATGCGGCAAACAAGAAGCACATTAAAGAAATTGCGATGCGTAAAGTGATTAAAGCAGACCAAAGAAAGCCATGGAATGAACTGTTTTTTGACACGGACTTTTTGACGCCACTGACTAAAGAAAAAGCCGGAGAGTTTATGGGGGCATTGGAGATGGTACGTCTAGCGCCCTCAGCGTCCAACAAGCAGCCTTGGCGTATTGTATGGCGTGATGGTATCTGGCATTTTTATGAATACAAAACACCAGGATATAGTGACCGGTTTACATATGATATACAACGTATTGATATGGGAATTGCAGCGGCCCACTTTGATCTTTTGTTAAGACAAAAAGGCAAGATAGGCGCTTTTGAACTGATGGAGGGGCTAGAAAATGGATTACCTCAAAATATGGAGTATGTATTTTCTTGGAAACCTATGATTTAGATGATTCCCATAAAATATTCGACGCTAATGGCAACAATAACCACAAGAGCAGAGATAATAAATCCGTGAAGCATTGGACGTGCTCCGGATTTTTTTATTTCTTGGATATTGGTATTTAATCCAATGGCGGCAAGAGAAGCGACCATGAGGAATTTACTTAATTCTTTTAAGCTGGTGGAAAAAGCAGGTGAAAAAAGTCCGAAACTGTTGAGTATGGCCATACCGACGAACGCGAGAATAAACCATGGAAATAAATGAGTGATGCGAACAGTGTTTTGCTGATTTTGGTGCGTGTCTTTGGCACGGATACGTAAGTGAATGAGTGAAAATACAAGCACTGTGGGAATAATGGATAAGGTTCGAGTCAACTTGACCATGACGGCAAAATTGCCTGCAGCCTCGCTAAAAGCATATCCGGCGGCAACGACACTCGAGGTATCATTAACAGCAGTTCCTGCCCATAGCCCATATGCCATGTCATTTAAGTGCAACGCCTGACCCATAATCGGGAAAAGGATAATCATAACCATATCAAACAAAAAGGTTGCAGACATAGCATAAGCAATGTCTTTGTCTTTTGCATCAATGACAGGTGCTAAAGCTGCAATGGCAGAACCGCCGCAGATACCTGTACCTGCAGAGATCATATTTGAC
This sequence is a window from Vallitaleaceae bacterium 9-2. Protein-coding genes within it:
- a CDS encoding hemolysin family protein: MMALGTNLILIVVLTLINAFFASAEMAIVSINKNKIKMLSEQGNKNAQLVEQLIQEPTKFLSTIQVGITLAGLFSSAYAATGISDDLAKVLDLIHIPYSQNIALILVTVLLSYFTLVFGELFPKRLALKKSEAIALFSVKPIIGVQKLVTPFIKLLSISSNILLKLFGIREDDLEEKVSREEIRSLVEVAQEHGAINQTERTMINSIFELDDKPAEEIMTPRTEAYVLDIEKGIKEYLPQLLQVKHSRIPVYQGTRDNIIGILYMKDFIEEAYNVGFEQVDITQLLIPPYFVPERKRIDDLFKEMQDQKKKISILVDEYGGFSGIVTMEDLIEEIVGDIEDEYERIEEPDIHKIADNTYLIRGNVLVEEVNERLLLNFDTDTEDYDTIAGMLIHALGHIPSEEITRTIIIDHCEFHIEKITNNRIMKVKLRVLTDSKK
- a CDS encoding diguanylate cyclase, yielding MDYIVQFQINIFGLMILFVLYLFIRLTKVQTYSKKLIKLIVMATAIAIVVEPLTWIFDGMTFWGAYFLEYATNVVLFLMGPIIGGLLISYVDFRIFQSPQRIFRRLYYQHVSIATFGVLIINFFYPIYFRVDPVTNGYSSGDFKSFHYLALAGIYLFMLYIIIKNIRELLFYEALIYFLCFLIPILGMFIQTFDSKLYFSWTSIVLGLLVIYIFLETNPSDEDFLTKIYNRRNYEMYLNHLCQSNKNFGIVIFDLNAFKEINDFHGHNKGDETLVAFADIIKRVFLNIGFAARLGGDEFSVIITKEMAEIEFFIHEIAKQLSHHDDPVIKGLSFSYGYERYQEGMTLDELYIAADNKMYINKKDVKDENSRTEGFQTFH
- a CDS encoding sodium:alanine symporter family protein, which translates into the protein MEIIEKINTLLWGPILIPLLIGTGIFYTIRLNFVQRLTGQAYKRVFKNIMRPSQKADAKGMSSFQALSTAIAAQVGTGNLAGVATALAAGGPGAIFWMWVSAFFGMATNFAEAVLGQLYKTEVDGQITGGPAYYIRHGIKSKFLAVFFALAIIVALGFMGNIVQSNSIVEAANNVTQIPSIYIGIFVAIIVGAILIGGISSIASFTERVVPLMALLYVIGSFGVIILNFDNFFSALRSILIGAFSPQALGGGLLGVTIMNVIRYGVARGLFSNEAGMGSTPHAHAVAKVSHPGEQGLVALFGVTFDTMIICTLTALVILTSGAMDSGASGVELTQIGFETSFGHLGTLFIAIAIFFFALTTIVGWYYFGESNIRYLFGAKAIPLYKFLVLGCIIIGSKLNVDMVWELADLFNGFMIFPNLIALLILSPKVVDALKDYEKYRHLPKQSVEK
- a CDS encoding helix-turn-helix transcriptional regulator; translation: MDASNKILTNIQQEMKRGTLVLAVLTQMDKPQYGYSLIQALNDQGLSIEQNTLYPLLRRLEKQGLLESLWQVEDNRPRRYYQISAIGREIREQLTHDWHTINATMSKLVGGVQ
- a CDS encoding nitroreductase family protein, translating into MKVNFSVDEAVKKRYSVRNYSDKDISEELKKDIDAFVLQLDNPLGVKVHFHDLDLLTNSNDQKLGTYGVIKGARHYIGATVEKVPMALEALGYAFETLILYLAHKDIGTCWLGGTFDRKGFAAAMNLGEKTLFPIVSPYGYAANKKHIKEIAMRKVIKADQRKPWNELFFDTDFLTPLTKEKAGEFMGALEMVRLAPSASNKQPWRIVWRDGIWHFYEYKTPGYSDRFTYDIQRIDMGIAAAHFDLLLRQKGKIGAFELMEGLENGLPQNMEYVFSWKPMI
- a CDS encoding YeiH family protein; protein product: MKKIYQICPGFILALSIALIAQWIEAMFPIHLIGSSVLALFIGMGLHQFYRPNQHMRIGLKFTSKKILKFSIILLGASLNVHTILSVGKLSLTVMFFTLLTCFGLGHFIGKALGLDWKLSNMISAGTGICGGSAIAALAPVIDAKDKDIAYAMSATFLFDMVMIILFPIMGQALHLNDMAYGLWAGTAVNDTSSVVAAGYAFSEAAGNFAVMVKLTRTLSIIPTVLVFSLIHLRIRAKDTHQNQQNTVRITHLFPWFILAFVGMAILNSFGLFSPAFSTSLKELSKFLMVASLAAIGLNTNIQEIKKSGARPMLHGFIISALVVIVAISVEYFMGII